A region of Pseudomonas putida DNA encodes the following proteins:
- the prmC gene encoding peptide chain release factor N(5)-glutamine methyltransferase, translating into MTIIASLLRNAQLPESPTERLDAELLLAAAIGKSRSYLHTWPERIVSSEAAETYAGYLQRRRSGEPVAYILGQQGFWKIDLEVAPHTLIPRPDTELLVETALELQPATPAKVLDLGTGTGAIALALAGDRPAWQVTAVDRVEEAVALAERNRQRLGLGNVQVRVSHWFDSLGDERFDLIVSNPPYIAAADPHLVAGDVRFEPSSALVAGADGLDDLRVIIAQAPQHLQPGGWLLLEHGYDQAAAVRALLADQGFDEVASRKDLGSHERITLGRLPC; encoded by the coding sequence ATGACCATCATCGCCAGCTTGCTGCGCAATGCGCAGTTGCCCGAATCGCCCACCGAGCGGCTGGATGCCGAACTGTTGTTGGCCGCGGCCATCGGCAAATCGCGCAGCTACCTGCACACCTGGCCCGAGCGCATCGTCAGCAGCGAAGCTGCCGAAACCTATGCCGGTTATCTGCAACGCCGCCGCAGTGGCGAGCCGGTCGCCTATATCCTAGGGCAGCAGGGGTTCTGGAAGATCGACCTGGAAGTGGCGCCGCACACGCTGATCCCGCGTCCAGACACCGAGCTGTTGGTCGAAACCGCCCTTGAGCTTCAGCCTGCGACACCGGCCAAGGTGCTCGACCTGGGCACCGGTACCGGCGCCATCGCCCTGGCCCTGGCCGGCGATCGCCCGGCCTGGCAGGTGACGGCGGTGGACCGGGTGGAGGAGGCTGTTGCATTGGCCGAGCGCAACCGCCAGCGCCTGGGCCTGGGTAATGTCCAGGTGCGCGTCAGCCATTGGTTCGACAGCCTCGGCGATGAGCGTTTCGACCTGATTGTCAGCAACCCGCCCTACATTGCCGCCGCAGACCCGCACCTGGTCGCGGGCGACGTGCGCTTCGAACCCAGCAGCGCGCTGGTGGCGGGTGCCGATGGCCTGGACGACCTGCGTGTGATCATCGCCCAGGCGCCGCAGCACCTGCAGCCCGGTGGCTGGTTGTTATTGGAACATGGCTACGATCAGGCAGCGGCGGTACGCGCCCTGCTGGCTGACCAAGGCTTTGACGAGGTTGCCAGCCGCAAGGACCTGGGCAGCCATGAACGCATCACCCTGGGGCGCCTGCCATGCTGA
- the lolB gene encoding lipoprotein insertase outer membrane protein LolB → MFLRHCITFTLIALLAGCAGFGSREALQGQGNPQQWRQHKAQLSTLDGWQINGKVGIRAPRDSGSGTLFWLQRQDYYDIRLAGPLGRGAARLTGRPGGVVLEVANQGRYEASSPEALLEEQLGWQLPVSHLVWWVRGLPAPDSKSQLTLDGDSRLASLRQDGWQVQYLSYTEQNGYWLPERLKLHGKDIDVTLVVKDWQPRQLGH, encoded by the coding sequence ATGTTCCTGCGCCATTGCATCACCTTCACCCTGATCGCCCTGCTCGCGGGCTGTGCCGGCTTTGGTAGCCGCGAAGCCCTGCAGGGCCAAGGCAACCCGCAACAGTGGCGCCAGCACAAAGCGCAGTTGAGCACCCTTGATGGCTGGCAGATCAACGGCAAGGTCGGCATCCGCGCCCCGCGCGATTCCGGCAGCGGCACGCTGTTCTGGCTGCAGCGCCAGGACTATTACGACATCCGCCTGGCAGGCCCGCTGGGCCGTGGCGCTGCCCGCCTGACCGGCCGCCCCGGTGGCGTGGTGCTGGAAGTGGCCAACCAGGGCCGCTATGAAGCCAGCAGCCCCGAGGCGCTGCTGGAAGAACAGCTGGGCTGGCAACTGCCGGTTTCGCACCTGGTCTGGTGGGTACGCGGCCTGCCCGCACCCGACAGCAAGAGCCAGCTGACCCTGGACGGCGACAGCCGCTTGGCCAGCCTGCGGCAGGATGGCTGGCAGGTGCAGTACCTGAGTTATACCGAGCAGAACGGCTACTGGTTGCCCGAGCGCCTGAAACTGCACGGCAAGGACATCGACGTCACCTTGGTGGTCAAGGACTGGCAGCCACGCCAGCTGGGGCACTGA
- a CDS encoding ribose-phosphate pyrophosphokinase, with amino-acid sequence MSKMMVFTGNANPDLARRVVRQLHIPLGDVSVGKFSDGEISTEINENVRGKDVFIIQPTCAPTNDNLMELVVMADAFRRSSASRITAVIPYFGYARQDRRPRSARVAISAKVVADMLTVVGIDRVLTVDLHADQIQGFFDIPVDNIYGSPVLVDDIEDQRFENLMIVSPDIGGVVRARAVAKSLGVDLGIIDKRREKANHSEVMHIIGDVEGRTCILVDDMVDTAGTLCHAAKALKEHGAAKVYAYCTHPVLSGRAIENIEKSVLDELVVTNTVPLSAAAQACDRIRQLDIAPVVAEAVRRISNEESISAMFR; translated from the coding sequence GTGTCCAAGATGATGGTCTTTACGGGGAACGCTAACCCCGATCTGGCTCGGCGTGTCGTACGTCAGCTGCATATCCCTCTCGGTGACGTCTCTGTCGGTAAATTCTCCGACGGCGAGATCAGCACTGAGATCAATGAAAATGTTCGCGGTAAAGACGTTTTCATTATTCAGCCGACCTGTGCCCCGACCAACGATAACCTGATGGAACTGGTAGTGATGGCCGACGCCTTCCGCCGCTCCTCAGCATCCCGAATCACCGCCGTGATTCCCTACTTCGGATACGCCCGCCAGGACCGCCGTCCGCGTTCGGCACGTGTAGCCATCAGCGCCAAAGTCGTCGCTGACATGCTCACTGTCGTAGGTATCGACCGTGTACTCACCGTCGACCTGCACGCTGACCAGATCCAGGGTTTCTTCGATATTCCTGTCGACAACATCTACGGCTCGCCCGTACTGGTCGACGATATCGAAGACCAGCGTTTCGAGAACCTGATGATCGTTTCCCCGGACATCGGTGGTGTCGTGCGCGCACGTGCCGTCGCCAAGTCCCTGGGCGTCGATCTGGGTATCATCGATAAACGCCGCGAGAAGGCTAACCACTCCGAGGTTATGCACATCATCGGCGACGTCGAAGGGCGCACTTGCATCCTGGTAGACGACATGGTCGACACCGCCGGCACCCTGTGCCACGCGGCCAAAGCCCTGAAAGAACACGGCGCTGCCAAGGTTTACGCCTACTGCACGCACCCTGTCCTGTCGGGCCGCGCGATCGAGAACATCGAGAAGTCGGTACTGGACGAGCTGGTGGTGACCAACACCGTTCCGCTGTCCGCCGCTGCTCAAGCCTGTGACCGTATCCGCCAGTTGGATATCGCACCGGTTGTCGCTGAAGCGGTACGCCGCATCAGCAATGAAGAATCGATCAGTGCGATGTTCCGCTAA
- the ychF gene encoding redox-regulated ATPase YchF yields MGFNCGIVGLPNVGKSTLFNALTKSGIAAENFPFCTIEPNSGIVPMPDARLAALAEIVKPNRILPTTMEFVDIAGLVAGASKGEGLGNKFLANIRETDAIAHVVRCFEDENVIHVSNSVDPKRDIEIIDLELIFADLDSCEKQLQKVARNAKGGDKEALAQKAILEKLIPHFTEGKPARSLMKHMADDEKAVIRGFHLLTSKPVMYIANVAEDGFDNNPHLDVVRAIAEEEGAVVVPVCNKIEAEIAELDDGEEKDMFLEALGLEEPGLNRVIRAGYELLNLQTYFTAGVQEVRAWTVRVGATAPQAAGVIHTDFEKGFIRAEVVAYDDFIQFKGESGAKEAGKWRLEGKDYIVKDGDVMHFRFNV; encoded by the coding sequence ATGGGTTTCAATTGCGGCATCGTCGGCCTGCCCAACGTCGGCAAGTCCACCCTGTTCAACGCCCTGACCAAGTCTGGCATCGCGGCGGAGAACTTCCCTTTCTGCACCATCGAGCCGAACAGCGGCATCGTGCCGATGCCCGACGCGCGTCTGGCTGCACTGGCGGAAATCGTCAAGCCTAACCGCATCCTGCCGACCACCATGGAATTCGTCGACATCGCAGGCCTGGTGGCGGGCGCCTCGAAAGGCGAAGGCCTGGGCAACAAGTTCCTCGCCAACATCCGCGAGACCGACGCCATCGCTCACGTGGTGCGCTGCTTCGAAGACGAGAACGTGATCCACGTTTCCAACAGCGTCGACCCTAAGCGTGACATCGAGATCATCGACCTCGAGCTGATCTTCGCCGACCTCGACAGCTGCGAGAAGCAACTGCAGAAGGTTGCCCGCAACGCCAAGGGCGGCGACAAGGAAGCCCTGGCGCAAAAGGCCATTCTGGAAAAGCTGATCCCGCACTTCACCGAAGGCAAGCCGGCGCGCAGCCTGATGAAGCACATGGCTGACGACGAAAAGGCCGTCATCCGTGGCTTCCACCTGCTGACCAGCAAGCCGGTGATGTACATCGCCAACGTCGCTGAAGACGGTTTCGACAACAACCCGCACCTGGACGTGGTCCGTGCCATCGCCGAAGAAGAAGGCGCGGTCGTGGTGCCGGTGTGCAACAAGATCGAAGCCGAAATCGCCGAACTCGACGACGGTGAAGAGAAGGACATGTTCCTTGAGGCCCTGGGCCTGGAAGAGCCTGGCCTGAACCGCGTGATCCGCGCCGGTTACGAGCTGCTGAACCTGCAGACCTACTTCACTGCCGGCGTGCAGGAAGTCCGCGCCTGGACCGTCCGCGTTGGCGCCACTGCGCCACAGGCAGCCGGCGTGATCCACACCGACTTCGAAAAAGGCTTCATCCGCGCCGAAGTGGTGGCGTATGACGACTTCATCCAGTTCAAGGGTGAAAGCGGCGCCAAGGAAGCCGGTAAATGGCGTCTGGAAGGCAAAGACTACATCGTCAAAGACGGTGACGTGATGCACTTCCGCTTCAACGTCTGA
- the prfA gene encoding peptide chain release factor 1 — MKASLLNKLDIIQDRFEELTALLGDAEVISDQTRFRAYSREYAEVEPVYVAYKEWRKVQGDLEGAQALLKDSDPDLREMAVEEVREAKEQLQVLESQLQRMLLPKDPNDGRNVFLEIRAGTGGDEAAIFSGDLFRMYSRYAEKRGWRLEILSENEGEHGGYKEIIARVEGESVYGKLKFESGAHRVQRVPETESQGRIHTSACTVAVLPEPDEQAVIEINPADLRVDTYRASGAGGQHINKTDSAVRITHLPTGMVVECQEERSQHKNRARAMSWLSAKLNDMQTSAAQNAIASERKLLVGSGDRSERIRTYNYPQGRVTDHRINLTLYSLDDILAGGVDAVIEPLLAEYQADQLAALGD, encoded by the coding sequence ATGAAAGCGTCGCTGCTGAACAAACTGGATATTATCCAGGACCGCTTCGAAGAACTGACCGCACTGCTCGGTGACGCTGAGGTCATTTCCGACCAGACGCGTTTCCGTGCCTATTCCCGCGAATACGCCGAAGTCGAACCGGTCTACGTTGCCTACAAAGAGTGGCGCAAAGTCCAGGGCGACCTTGAAGGAGCCCAGGCGCTGCTCAAGGACAGCGACCCGGACCTGCGCGAAATGGCCGTGGAGGAAGTGCGCGAAGCCAAGGAGCAACTGCAGGTGCTGGAGTCGCAGCTGCAACGCATGCTGCTGCCTAAAGACCCCAACGACGGGCGCAACGTGTTCCTCGAAATCCGCGCTGGCACGGGTGGCGACGAGGCAGCGATCTTCTCGGGCGACCTGTTCCGCATGTATTCACGTTACGCCGAAAAACGCGGCTGGCGCCTGGAGATTCTCTCCGAGAACGAAGGCGAACACGGCGGCTACAAGGAAATCATTGCCCGCGTCGAAGGCGAAAGCGTCTACGGCAAACTCAAGTTCGAGTCGGGTGCGCACCGCGTACAGCGGGTACCTGAGACCGAGTCCCAGGGGCGCATCCACACGTCCGCGTGCACTGTGGCTGTGTTGCCCGAGCCGGATGAGCAGGCGGTGATCGAGATCAACCCGGCCGACCTGCGCGTGGACACCTACCGCGCCTCCGGCGCCGGCGGTCAGCACATCAACAAGACCGACTCGGCGGTCCGCATCACCCACTTGCCCACCGGTATGGTGGTCGAGTGCCAGGAAGAACGCTCGCAGCACAAAAACCGTGCCCGTGCCATGTCCTGGCTGTCGGCCAAGCTCAACGACATGCAGACCAGCGCCGCACAGAACGCGATTGCCAGCGAGCGCAAGCTGCTGGTGGGTTCCGGTGACCGCTCCGAGCGAATCCGCACCTACAATTATCCACAGGGCCGGGTCACCGATCACCGCATCAACCTGACCCTGTATTCGCTGGACGACATCCTCGCCGGTGGCGTAGACGCCGTGATCGAACCGCTGTTGGCCGAGTACCAGGCCGATCAATTGGCCGCCCTGGGGGACTGA
- the hemA gene encoding glutamyl-tRNA reductase, producing the protein MAFLALGINHKTASVDVRERVAFTPEQLVDALQQLCRLTASREAAILSTCNRSELYIEQDHLSAEAVLLWLADYHRLSLDELRASAYIHEEHDAVRHMMRVASGLDSLVLGEPQILGQMKSAYAVAREAGTVGPLLGRLFQATFSAAKQVRTDTAIGENPVSVAFAAVSLARQIFSDLGRSQALLIGAGETITLVARHLHEQGVRRIVVANRTLERASILAEQFGAHAVLLADIPQELANSDIVISSTASQLPILGKGAVESALKQRRHKPIFMVDIAVPRDIEPEVGELDDVYLYTVDDLHDVVAENLKSRQGAAQAAEELVSVGAEDFMVRLRELAAVDVLKAYRQQSERLRDEELQKAQRLLANGGNPEDVLAQLARGLTNKLLHAPSVQLKKLSAEGRLDALAMAQELFALNEGSTDKSLQ; encoded by the coding sequence ATGGCCTTTCTTGCACTTGGTATCAACCATAAGACTGCCTCGGTAGACGTACGCGAGCGCGTGGCGTTTACCCCAGAGCAGCTGGTGGACGCCCTGCAGCAGCTCTGCCGACTGACCGCCAGCCGTGAGGCGGCGATCCTGTCGACCTGCAACCGTAGCGAGCTTTATATAGAGCAGGACCACCTGTCTGCCGAGGCCGTACTGCTTTGGCTGGCCGATTATCACCGCCTGAGCCTGGATGAGCTGCGCGCCAGCGCCTACATCCATGAAGAGCACGATGCGGTGCGGCACATGATGCGCGTGGCCTCGGGCCTCGATTCGCTGGTGCTCGGCGAGCCGCAGATTCTCGGCCAGATGAAGTCCGCCTACGCCGTGGCGCGTGAGGCCGGCACGGTCGGCCCGCTGCTCGGGCGTCTGTTCCAGGCTACCTTCAGTGCTGCCAAACAGGTGCGCACCGACACCGCGATCGGTGAAAACCCGGTGTCGGTGGCGTTTGCTGCGGTGAGCCTGGCGCGGCAGATCTTCAGTGACCTGGGCCGCAGCCAGGCCCTGCTGATCGGTGCCGGCGAGACCATTACCCTGGTCGCCCGTCACCTCCACGAGCAAGGCGTGCGCCGTATCGTGGTGGCCAACCGCACCCTGGAACGCGCCAGCATTCTGGCCGAGCAGTTCGGTGCGCATGCCGTGCTGCTGGCCGACATCCCGCAGGAGCTGGCCAACAGCGACATCGTCATCAGTTCCACCGCCAGCCAGTTGCCGATCCTTGGCAAGGGCGCGGTCGAGAGTGCGCTGAAACAGCGCCGGCACAAGCCGATCTTCATGGTCGACATCGCCGTCCCGCGTGACATCGAACCGGAAGTCGGCGAGCTCGACGACGTCTACTTGTATACCGTCGATGACCTGCACGATGTGGTCGCGGAAAACCTCAAGAGCCGCCAGGGCGCCGCCCAGGCGGCCGAAGAGCTGGTGTCGGTGGGTGCCGAAGATTTCATGGTGCGCCTGCGCGAGCTGGCCGCGGTGGACGTGCTCAAGGCTTACCGCCAGCAGAGCGAGCGCCTGCGCGATGAAGAGCTGCAAAAAGCCCAGCGCCTGCTGGCCAACGGCGGTAACCCCGAGGATGTGCTGGCCCAACTGGCCCGGGGCCTGACCAACAAACTCCTGCACGCGCCAAGCGTGCAGCTGAAAAAGCTCTCGGCCGAGGGCCGCCTCGATGCGCTGGCCATGGCCCAGGAACTCTTTGCCCTCAACGAGGGCTCGACGGACAAATCCTTGCAATGA
- a CDS encoding 50S ribosomal protein L25/general stress protein Ctc, with protein MTDFILNAQARTDLGKGASRRLRHSLSIPAVVYGGDKEAQSLTIVSKEIAKLFENEAAYSHVIELNVDGVKQNVIVKAMQRHPAKQFIMHADFVRVVAGQKLTAKVPVHFIGEEAPIKKGGEISHVVSEIEVSCEAKDLPEFIEVDLANAEVGSIIHLSDLKAPKGVEFVALAHGDDKAVANVHAPRVAPEAEGAAE; from the coding sequence ATGACTGATTTCATCCTGAACGCCCAAGCGCGTACTGACCTGGGGAAAGGTGCGAGCCGCCGCCTGCGTCACTCGCTGAGCATCCCTGCCGTTGTCTACGGTGGCGATAAAGAAGCTCAATCCCTGACCATCGTGTCGAAAGAAATCGCCAAGCTGTTCGAAAACGAAGCTGCCTACAGCCACGTGATCGAGCTGAACGTTGACGGCGTCAAGCAAAACGTCATCGTCAAAGCCATGCAGCGTCACCCTGCCAAGCAATTCATCATGCACGCTGACTTCGTTCGCGTCGTTGCTGGCCAGAAGCTGACCGCCAAGGTTCCGGTTCACTTCATCGGCGAAGAAGCCCCGATCAAGAAAGGCGGCGAGATCTCGCACGTTGTTTCCGAGATCGAAGTGTCTTGCGAAGCCAAAGACCTGCCTGAGTTCATCGAAGTTGACCTGGCCAACGCCGAAGTCGGCAGCATCATCCACCTGTCGGACCTGAAAGCTCCGAAAGGCGTAGAGTTCGTCGCTCTGGCCCACGGTGATGACAAAGCTGTTGCCAACGTTCACGCGCCACGCGTTGCTCCAGAAGCTGAAGGCGCTGCCGAGTAA
- the pth gene encoding aminoacyl-tRNA hydrolase has translation MTAIQLIVGLGNPGPEYEQTRHNAGALFVERIASAQRVSLTADRKYFGLTAKFSHQGNDVRLLIPTTYMNRSGQSVAALANFFRIKPEAILVAHDELDLPPGVAKLKRGGGHGGHNGLRDIIAQLGNQNDFHRLRLGIGHPGDAKLVSNFVLGRAPRAEQEKLDASIDFALGVLPDVLAGDFAKAMRELHSQKA, from the coding sequence GTGACCGCCATCCAGTTGATCGTTGGCCTGGGTAACCCCGGCCCCGAATACGAACAGACCCGGCATAACGCAGGGGCTCTTTTCGTTGAACGCATTGCCAGCGCCCAGCGCGTCTCCTTGACCGCTGACCGCAAGTATTTCGGCCTGACGGCTAAATTCAGCCATCAGGGCAACGACGTTCGTCTGCTCATCCCCACCACCTACATGAACCGTAGCGGCCAGTCCGTGGCGGCCTTGGCCAATTTCTTCCGCATCAAGCCGGAAGCGATTTTGGTGGCACATGACGAACTCGACCTGCCTCCAGGCGTCGCCAAGCTTAAACGCGGCGGCGGCCATGGTGGGCACAACGGCCTGCGCGACATCATCGCGCAGCTCGGCAACCAGAACGACTTCCACCGCCTGCGGCTTGGCATCGGCCACCCGGGTGACGCCAAACTGGTCTCCAACTTCGTCCTGGGCCGCGCGCCGCGCGCCGAGCAGGAGAAGCTCGATGCCAGCATCGATTTTGCCCTCGGCGTGCTGCCAGATGTCCTCGCTGGCGATTTCGCCAAGGCGATGCGCGAGCTGCACAGCCAGAAGGCCTGA
- a CDS encoding tetratricopeptide repeat protein produces MNRPYALLLAFALLQGCQSLAPQKAEPPVAEAGAGEAEKPVVYGSFKQDTLYSLLVAELAGQRNRFDIALANYTDQAEKTQDPGVSERAYRIAEYLGADEPALENALIWARNDPDNLDAQRASAIQLARAGRYDDAMVYMEKVLQGQGDTHFDFLALSAAETDQSTRDGLLQSFERLLVKYPDNSQLVFGKALLLNQDGKTEEALELLEAHPPQNGEIAPILLRARLLQALDRGKEALPLLRGAIRDNPDDKRLRLTYARTLVEQDRIADAKGEFISLVQQYPEDDELRYSLALVCLENKDWDEAEGYLQELIERDSNVDAAHLNLARIREERHDPEGALREYALVGPGPDYLPAQLRQADILIANGRGTEASRLLAEAREAQPDIAIQLYLIESESYSNNNKDAQANQVLQQAIQRYPDDLNLLYTRAMLAEKRDDLPQMEKDLRAIIAREPENAMALNALGYTLADRTTRYTEAKALIDKAHQLTPDDPAVLDSLGWVAYRLGNLDEAEGYLRQALERFPDHEVAAHLGEVLWANGKRREARQVWAKAFEAQPDSPILRKTVLRLTGSETL; encoded by the coding sequence ATGAACAGACCCTACGCACTGCTGCTTGCCTTCGCCCTGCTTCAGGGTTGCCAGAGCCTGGCCCCGCAAAAGGCCGAGCCTCCCGTTGCCGAGGCCGGCGCGGGCGAAGCCGAAAAACCCGTGGTGTACGGATCGTTCAAGCAAGACACCCTTTACAGCCTGCTGGTGGCGGAGCTGGCCGGCCAGCGCAACCGCTTCGACATCGCCCTGGCCAACTACACCGACCAGGCCGAGAAAACCCAGGACCCTGGGGTTTCCGAACGCGCCTACCGCATCGCCGAATACCTCGGCGCCGACGAGCCCGCCCTGGAAAACGCACTGATCTGGGCCCGCAACGACCCGGACAACCTCGACGCCCAACGCGCCAGCGCCATCCAGCTGGCCCGCGCCGGCCGCTACGACGATGCCATGGTCTACATGGAGAAAGTCCTGCAGGGCCAAGGCGATACCCATTTCGACTTCCTTGCCCTGTCGGCCGCCGAGACCGACCAAAGCACCCGCGATGGCTTGCTGCAGAGCTTCGAACGCCTGCTGGTCAAGTACCCGGACAACAGCCAGCTGGTGTTTGGCAAGGCGCTGCTGCTCAACCAGGACGGCAAGACCGAAGAAGCGCTCGAACTGCTCGAGGCGCATCCGCCGCAAAACGGCGAGATTGCCCCGATCCTGCTACGTGCCCGCCTGCTGCAAGCCCTCGACCGCGGCAAAGAGGCCCTGCCCCTGTTGCGTGGCGCAATCCGTGACAACCCGGATGACAAACGCCTGCGCCTGACCTACGCCCGCACCCTGGTCGAGCAGGACCGCATCGCCGATGCCAAGGGCGAGTTCATCAGCCTGGTCCAGCAGTACCCCGAGGATGACGAGCTGCGCTACTCCCTGGCCCTGGTCTGCCTGGAAAACAAAGACTGGGACGAAGCCGAAGGCTACCTGCAGGAGCTGATCGAGCGTGACAGCAACGTCGACGCCGCCCACCTGAACCTGGCCCGCATCCGCGAGGAGCGCCACGACCCCGAAGGCGCCTTGCGCGAATACGCCCTGGTCGGCCCGGGCCCCGACTACCTGCCGGCGCAACTGCGCCAGGCCGACATCCTGATTGCCAACGGCCGCGGCACCGAGGCTTCGCGCTTGCTCGCCGAAGCCCGCGAGGCGCAGCCGGACATCGCCATTCAGCTGTACCTGATCGAATCGGAAAGCTACAGCAACAACAACAAGGACGCCCAGGCCAACCAGGTGCTGCAGCAGGCGATCCAACGCTACCCGGACGACCTCAACCTGCTGTACACCCGCGCCATGCTGGCCGAAAAACGTGATGACCTGCCGCAGATGGAAAAAGACCTGCGCGCCATCATCGCCCGCGAGCCGGAAAACGCCATGGCCCTCAACGCCCTGGGTTACACACTGGCCGACCGCACCACCCGCTACACCGAAGCCAAGGCGCTGATCGACAAGGCCCACCAGCTCACCCCGGACGATCCGGCGGTGCTCGACAGCCTGGGCTGGGTCGCCTACCGCCTGGGCAACCTGGACGAAGCCGAAGGCTACCTGCGCCAGGCACTCGAACGCTTCCCCGACCATGAAGTGGCCGCTCACCTGGGCGAAGTCCTGTGGGCCAACGGCAAGCGCCGCGAAGCCCGCCAGGTCTGGGCCAAGGCCTTCGAAGCCCAGCCCGACAGCCCCATCCTGCGCAAGACCGTACTGCGCCTGACCGGATCAGAGACTCTTTAA
- a CDS encoding molybdopterin-synthase adenylyltransferase MoeB, with protein sequence MLSDQELLRYSRQVLLAQIDIDGQLRLKQSKALIVGLGGLGSPVALYLAAAGVGELHLADFDTVDLTNLQRQVIHDSASVGMSKVDSALQRLEAINPEISLVAHRQALDEDSLAAAVAAVDLVLDCSDNFSTREAVNAACVAAGKPLVSGAAIRLEGQLSVFDPRRDYSPCYHCLYGHGSEDELTCSEAGVIGPLVGLVGSLQALEAMKLLAGFGEPLVGRLLLIDALGTRIRELRVKRDPACAVCGKRDG encoded by the coding sequence ATGCTGAGTGATCAGGAACTGTTGCGCTACAGCCGGCAGGTGCTGCTGGCTCAGATCGATATCGACGGCCAGCTGCGGCTCAAGCAGAGCAAGGCACTGATCGTCGGCCTCGGTGGGTTGGGCTCGCCTGTGGCGCTGTACCTTGCCGCGGCGGGTGTGGGTGAGCTGCACCTGGCTGACTTCGACACCGTCGACCTGACCAATTTGCAGCGCCAGGTGATCCACGACAGCGCCAGCGTCGGCATGAGCAAGGTGGACTCGGCGCTACAGCGCCTGGAGGCGATCAACCCTGAGATCAGCCTGGTCGCTCACCGCCAGGCGCTGGACGAGGATTCGCTGGCCGCCGCAGTGGCTGCAGTCGACCTGGTACTCGACTGCTCCGACAATTTTTCCACGCGCGAGGCGGTCAACGCCGCCTGTGTCGCTGCCGGCAAGCCGTTGGTCAGTGGGGCGGCGATCCGTCTCGAAGGCCAGCTTTCGGTGTTCGACCCGCGACGTGACTACAGCCCTTGCTACCACTGCCTGTATGGCCATGGCAGCGAGGATGAACTGACCTGCAGCGAAGCCGGCGTCATCGGCCCGCTGGTGGGGCTGGTAGGCAGCCTGCAGGCGCTGGAAGCCATGAAGCTGCTGGCCGGGTTCGGCGAGCCACTGGTGGGCCGCCTGCTGCTGATCGATGCCCTCGGCACGCGCATACGTGAGCTGCGGGTCAAGCGCGACCCGGCCTGCGCGGTCTGCGGCAAGCGCGATGGCTGA
- the ispE gene encoding 4-(cytidine 5'-diphospho)-2-C-methyl-D-erythritol kinase — translation MSTLTLPAPAKLNLWLHIIGRRPDGYHELETVFQFLDHGDELSFALREDGVIRLHTEIEAVPHDSNLIVRAARQLQEHSGTGLGADIWLTKVLPMGGGIGGGSSDAATTLLALAHLWQLDWDEDRLASLGLSLGADVPVFVRGHAAFAQGVGEQLTPVDPDEPWYVVLVPQVSVSTVEIFSHPQLTRDSLPLKMRPVPEGNSRNDCQRVVEQSYPEVRNALNSLGKFTEARLTGTGSCVFGAFPNKAEADKVLALLSATQTGFVAKGSNVSMLHRKLQSLVKKSSA, via the coding sequence ATGAGCACCCTTACCCTGCCCGCCCCAGCCAAGCTCAACCTGTGGCTGCACATCATCGGCCGCCGCCCGGATGGTTACCACGAGCTGGAGACGGTGTTCCAGTTCCTCGACCACGGTGACGAGCTGAGCTTCGCCCTGCGTGAAGACGGCGTGATCCGCCTGCATACCGAAATCGAGGCCGTGCCCCACGACAGCAACCTGATCGTGCGCGCCGCACGCCAATTACAGGAACACTCCGGCACGGGCCTTGGCGCCGACATCTGGCTGACCAAGGTCTTGCCCATGGGCGGTGGTATCGGCGGCGGCAGCTCGGATGCCGCGACCACGCTACTGGCGCTGGCGCATTTGTGGCAACTGGACTGGGATGAGGATCGCCTGGCCAGCCTGGGCCTGAGCCTGGGCGCGGACGTGCCGGTATTCGTTCGCGGCCACGCGGCATTTGCCCAGGGTGTCGGCGAGCAACTGACCCCGGTCGACCCTGACGAACCCTGGTATGTCGTGCTGGTGCCGCAAGTGTCTGTCAGTACTGTAGAAATTTTTTCACATCCGCAGTTGACACGTGATTCCCTCCCCCTTAAGATGCGCCCCGTTCCCGAGGGAAACAGTCGAAATGACTGCCAACGGGTGGTTGAGCAGAGTTATCCAGAAGTTCGAAACGCATTGAATTCTCTGGGTAAATTCACTGAAGCTCGGCTAACCGGAACTGGAAGTTGTGTGTTTGGGGCCTTCCCAAACAAAGCCGAAGCTGATAAAGTTCTGGCCCTTCTTTCAGCGACCCAAACAGGGTTTGTGGCGAAAGGAAGCAATGTTTCGATGTTGCATCGCAAGCTGCAAAGTCTGGTCAAGAAGTCGAGTGCCTAG